A single window of Archangium gephyra DNA harbors:
- a CDS encoding class I SAM-dependent methyltransferase: protein MEANKIRLTKEKETYLATLYGKALDAAVENPILGDRFAAEAVARIDYDFKALKLPSGGEISLPMRARHFDQWTRAFLAANPESTVLHLGCGLDTRVYRIDPGPKVRWFDIDFPDVIALREQLYPEREGYRRIGSSVTDLSWLDAIPGDTPVLVIAEGLVMYLHEQDGTALFRRITEQFPSGQIAFDGYSGAMVRLVSRLATVRGAKVELVWGVDDPHQLEKQVPRLHLAESVEFLTLPELVSRLSRNWFSKAMAGALGRMPFYRNLVRHLRYEF, encoded by the coding sequence ATGGAAGCGAACAAGATTCGTCTGACCAAGGAGAAGGAGACGTACCTCGCCACGCTGTATGGCAAGGCGCTGGACGCAGCGGTCGAGAATCCCATTTTGGGTGACCGCTTCGCCGCGGAGGCCGTCGCACGCATCGACTACGACTTCAAGGCGTTGAAGCTGCCGAGCGGGGGCGAGATCTCCCTGCCGATGCGGGCCCGGCACTTCGACCAGTGGACGCGAGCGTTCCTCGCCGCAAACCCCGAGTCGACCGTCCTCCACCTGGGCTGCGGCCTCGACACCCGCGTGTATCGAATCGACCCGGGACCGAAGGTCCGCTGGTTCGACATCGACTTTCCCGACGTCATCGCCCTGCGCGAGCAGCTCTACCCGGAGCGCGAAGGTTATCGCCGGATTGGCTCTTCGGTGACCGACCTCTCCTGGCTCGACGCCATCCCAGGAGACACGCCGGTGCTCGTCATCGCCGAGGGTCTGGTGATGTACCTGCACGAGCAGGACGGGACGGCGTTGTTCCGGCGCATCACCGAGCAGTTCCCGAGCGGGCAGATCGCGTTCGACGGCTACAGCGGGGCGATGGTGCGCCTGGTCTCCCGTCTCGCGACGGTGCGTGGCGCGAAGGTCGAGCTCGTCTGGGGAGTCGATGATCCGCACCAGCTCGAGAAGCAGGTCCCCAGGCTTCACCTCGCCGAGAGCGTGGAGTTCCTGACCCTGCCCGAGCTGGTCAGCCGGCTGTCCAGGAACTGGTTCTCCAAGGCGATGGCCGGGGCCCTGGGCCGGATGCCGTTCTATCGAAACCTGGTCCGGCACCTGCGCTACGAATTCTAG
- a CDS encoding L-tyrosine/L-tryptophan isonitrile synthase family protein: MINTQEARPDSVSEALSESALIGRFQWPLDDPRLRTQSRRLTCASDDARLARAATPDFDLEGFLKKTQGLSSEMRIIELLNETCQFNSRSRFRDGEDVRERIRRMQAVGRPIEIVLPAFAPVLNTVKRFESVALSGAEDVSLLYLSWVAELIARVYEPGAIIHVVSDGVFYSSALGITWVEAHTYEQRLKARVRELGLHNVVVHSMSDFLLPCHDEFLRNFDRHYHEIWKGHSNDGITAKDVGRLSGSLLAGINTRKYGFTYEEMRNLFSADVPPEQRYAEWVTVFASLRDSVTHYRALRAALAELRWEEKQFPGALRATIHLKKKSILGMRLYPEYRRRSMLLPYHGIGVLSHDGCLTVEPEMFVCGRPEYTRVVNADGTTRFYEQIVS; the protein is encoded by the coding sequence ATGATCAACACCCAGGAAGCCCGGCCCGACAGTGTCAGCGAGGCCCTCAGCGAGAGTGCGCTCATCGGTCGTTTTCAGTGGCCACTCGATGACCCGAGGCTCCGTACACAGTCCCGCCGTCTGACCTGCGCGAGCGACGATGCGCGGCTGGCCAGGGCGGCAACGCCTGACTTCGATCTGGAAGGCTTCCTGAAGAAGACCCAGGGGCTCTCCAGCGAGATGCGGATCATCGAGCTGCTCAACGAGACCTGCCAGTTCAACTCGCGCTCGCGGTTCCGGGACGGCGAGGATGTGCGGGAGCGCATCCGCCGCATGCAGGCGGTCGGCCGGCCAATCGAGATCGTCTTGCCCGCGTTCGCGCCCGTCCTGAACACGGTGAAGCGCTTCGAGTCGGTGGCGCTCTCGGGCGCCGAAGACGTGAGTCTGCTCTACCTCTCCTGGGTCGCGGAGCTCATCGCGCGCGTGTATGAGCCCGGCGCGATCATCCACGTCGTGAGCGATGGCGTCTTCTACTCGAGCGCGCTGGGCATCACGTGGGTCGAGGCCCACACGTACGAGCAACGGCTGAAGGCGCGTGTCCGCGAGCTCGGCCTCCACAACGTCGTCGTCCACAGCATGTCGGACTTCCTGCTGCCCTGCCATGACGAGTTCTTGCGGAACTTCGATCGGCACTACCACGAGATCTGGAAGGGCCACTCCAATGATGGGATTACCGCCAAGGATGTGGGCCGGCTGTCCGGCAGCCTGCTCGCGGGCATCAACACGCGCAAATACGGCTTCACGTACGAGGAGATGAGGAACCTGTTCTCCGCGGATGTTCCTCCCGAGCAGCGCTATGCGGAGTGGGTGACGGTCTTCGCCTCCCTGCGGGACTCGGTGACGCACTACCGTGCGCTTCGCGCGGCACTCGCGGAGCTGCGTTGGGAAGAGAAGCAGTTTCCGGGAGCCCTGCGGGCGACGATCCACCTGAAGAAGAAGTCCATCCTGGGGATGCGGCTGTATCCCGAGTACAGGCGCCGCTCGATGCTGCTGCCGTACCATGGCATCGGGGTGCTGTCGCACGACGGTTGCCTGACGGTGGAGCCGGAGATGTTCGTCTGTGGCCGTCCGGAGTACACCCGGGTGGTCAACGCCGATGGGACGACGCGTTTCTACGAGCAGATCGTCAGCTGA
- a CDS encoding MFS transporter has product MNPPLLLLTLCQGLYLTNNVTFVAINGMVGLALAPTPWLATSPVMAYVAGSALSAPLVARHQRRFGRRRTFQLGLAVAMVTAALCALAVLTRQFWLLIASTLAAGYYNANGSLYRFAAVELVPPSAKERAISWVLAGGILGAVTGPQLALLTRDALPQPFAGAYVALIAVALLSLLLISFIRFPALPVSDSGKAEGRPLSVLARQQVFVVAVAVSALGYGVMNLLMAATPIAMAQHAHPFGHAALVLEWHVLGMYVPSFFTGWLIKRFGALRVMSIGLLLNFACTAVALSGVDLMHFLVSLLVLGIGWNFLFIGGTALFTEAYQPEERTRAQAAMDTTIYATMTISSFGSGALVTTGGWTWMNFAMLLPLVLVAAALGWLALERRR; this is encoded by the coding sequence ATGAATCCGCCGCTGCTGTTGCTCACCCTCTGTCAGGGCCTCTACCTGACGAACAACGTCACGTTCGTCGCGATCAACGGCATGGTCGGGTTGGCGCTCGCACCGACACCGTGGCTGGCGACGTCGCCGGTGATGGCCTATGTCGCTGGCAGTGCGCTGAGCGCCCCGTTGGTGGCGCGGCACCAGCGGCGCTTCGGCCGCCGCCGCACCTTTCAGCTCGGCCTGGCGGTGGCGATGGTCACCGCCGCGCTGTGCGCGCTGGCGGTGCTGACGCGCCAGTTCTGGTTGCTGATCGCCTCGACGCTCGCCGCCGGCTACTACAATGCGAATGGCTCGCTGTACCGCTTCGCGGCGGTGGAACTGGTGCCTCCGTCCGCCAAGGAGCGTGCCATCTCCTGGGTGCTGGCTGGCGGCATCCTGGGGGCGGTGACCGGGCCGCAGCTCGCTCTGCTCACGCGTGATGCGCTGCCTCAGCCGTTCGCCGGAGCGTATGTCGCATTGATCGCCGTGGCACTGTTGTCACTGTTGTTGATCTCGTTCATCCGGTTCCCCGCGCTCCCTGTGAGCGACTCAGGGAAGGCGGAGGGGCGTCCCCTGTCCGTCCTGGCCCGCCAGCAGGTGTTCGTCGTGGCGGTCGCGGTGAGCGCACTCGGCTATGGCGTGATGAACCTGCTGATGGCCGCGACGCCGATCGCGATGGCCCAACACGCCCATCCGTTCGGCCACGCCGCGCTGGTGCTCGAATGGCACGTGTTGGGCATGTATGTGCCCAGCTTCTTCACCGGCTGGCTCATCAAGCGGTTCGGTGCTCTGCGGGTGATGAGCATCGGGCTGTTGCTGAACTTCGCCTGCACCGCCGTGGCGCTTTCAGGCGTGGACCTGATGCACTTCCTCGTGTCGCTGCTGGTGCTCGGGATCGGATGGAATTTCCTCTTCATCGGCGGAACCGCGCTGTTCACCGAGGCCTATCAGCCGGAGGAGAGGACCCGCGCGCAGGCCGCCATGGACACCACCATCTACGCGACCATGACGATCAGTTCGTTCGGCTCCGGGGCGCTGGTGACCACCGGCGGATGGACCTGGATGAACTTCGCCATGTTGCTGCCACTCGTACTGGTGGCAGCGGCGCTCGGTTGGTTGGCGCTGGAACGGCGGCGGTGA
- a CDS encoding HAD family hydrolase — MHLRAAIFDLDGTLLDSLHDIGAAMNHALATQGLPVHPLASYRHFVGNGIQMTVARSLPSGREELHPAVLSTFRAFYAEHMLDHTRPFPGVPEVLARLRDQGVKLAVLSNKADATTRQLVADLLPDVRFDAVYGERDGVPRKPDPTAALGIAAELGVKPGHCAFIGDTAVDMETACAAGMYGVGVTWGFRDEAELQSHGARVLARTSDELLQILSGAPRVAP, encoded by the coding sequence ATGCACCTTCGCGCCGCGATTTTCGACCTGGATGGGACCCTGCTGGACTCGCTGCATGACATTGGCGCGGCGATGAACCATGCGCTGGCCACCCAGGGCCTGCCGGTCCACCCGCTGGCCAGCTACCGGCACTTCGTGGGCAACGGCATCCAGATGACGGTGGCCCGCTCCCTGCCCTCGGGCCGGGAGGAGCTGCACCCGGCGGTGCTGAGTACCTTCCGCGCCTTCTACGCCGAGCACATGCTCGACCACACCCGGCCCTTTCCCGGCGTGCCCGAGGTGCTCGCCCGGCTTAGGGACCAGGGCGTGAAGCTGGCGGTGTTGAGCAACAAGGCGGACGCGACCACCCGTCAACTGGTCGCGGACCTGCTGCCGGACGTGCGCTTCGACGCCGTCTATGGCGAGCGCGATGGGGTGCCGCGCAAGCCGGATCCCACGGCGGCGCTCGGTATCGCGGCGGAGCTGGGTGTGAAGCCCGGACACTGCGCGTTCATCGGTGACACGGCGGTGGACATGGAGACCGCCTGCGCCGCCGGCATGTACGGCGTGGGCGTCACCTGGGGCTTCCGCGACGAAGCGGAGCTCCAGTCACATGGAGCCCGGGTCCTCGCCCGGACGTCGGACGAACTGCTTCAAATCCTCTCGGGCGCGCCCCGCGTCGCACCCTGA